In the genome of Vicia villosa cultivar HV-30 ecotype Madison, WI linkage group LG7, Vvil1.0, whole genome shotgun sequence, one region contains:
- the LOC131618127 gene encoding uncharacterized protein LOC131618127, whose translation MENNLPIITKRAWNMLRVALFMLRKGISKGKLMMDLNMMLKRRGKLAGKAITNLIFPHHHGSSTSRDYEFSCSNTPNYKFVLNNKRHRNNHFFACAHAPLTQEDDIVTVNAVKTMLESMVNNHEVMVEASPALPGFGRTPKARQLRITDSPYPVDDTDTVAEVDKAADAFIKRFYLQLRKQD comes from the coding sequence ATGGAAAACAACCTACCAATAATAACAAAGAGAGCATGGAACATGTTACGTGTGGCCTTGTTCATGTTAAGAAAAGGCATATCAAAGGGAAAACTTATGATGGACCTAAACATGATGCTCAAACGCCGCGGCAAACTCGCCGGAAAAGCCATCACCAACCTCATCTTCCCTCACCACCACGGCAGCTCCACCTCAAGGGACTACGAGTTCAGTTGCAGCAACACACCTAACTACAAATTTGTCCTCAACAACAAGCGTCACCGGAACAACCACTTCTTCGCGTGTGCTCACGCTCCTCTCACGCAAGAGGACGACATTGTTACCGTTAATGCAGTTAAGACTATGTTGGAAAGTATGGTAAATAATCATGAGGTGATGGTTGAGGCTTCCCCGGCGCTCCCCGGGTTCGGGCGGACACCTAAGGCAAGACAGTTAAGGATAACTGACTCGCCTTATCCGGTGGACGATACCGATACGGTTGCGGAGGTTGACAAGGCGGCCGATGCTTTTATAAAGAGGTTCTACTTGCAGTTGAGGAAGCAGGATTGA